A single region of the Nocardioides sp. W7 genome encodes:
- a CDS encoding FkbM family methyltransferase encodes MKRSAAGHALRHLLQVDVNAHRPSEVGAESNEQLRTLFLSLLETIGPRVFLDIGARDAESAMAVADAHPDCRCIAFEANPHIYAQFADAVAEHGRVDYRHLAVSDTAGEIELFIPRVSTEIVVGDEIVASHHVEAADTGRSSLLKRTDAGAQYDIVTVAATSLDQLARAEGLTKHGELALWIDVEGAAKLVIDGGRRTLARAAVVLIEVEGHAFWDGQSTSHTVISQLIDLGLVPVARDREYYDKQFNVVLVRADLLPQLGPQLFDANSALTLSRTNPEREPSATAATVAALEERLERLERALDSKQSAPAPDRSGPLDSAQSSSGSRPARTYPPLVGRFTPILIPTFNNPTFARAMVEQLEARHHANIVILDNASTSPEMLRTLDDLRGRATVRRLLDNRGPRRVWDEPEIYDALPQVFGVTDPDLQLHPALPDDFIEQLYTLTVRHQVGKAGMALDISNVDALVDNSFVIGGSPYKIWEWEAQYWTDQVEADVYRAAIDTTFAIYNKDFFDKADPLLAVRVGGDFTCQHLPWLKTFALPADEVDYYRSTNTHSFYLPNRDHGPPSA; translated from the coding sequence ATGAAGCGTTCAGCCGCAGGACATGCTCTGCGTCACCTGCTCCAGGTCGACGTCAACGCTCACCGCCCCTCAGAGGTCGGAGCAGAGTCAAACGAGCAACTCAGAACCCTGTTCCTGTCGCTGCTCGAGACCATCGGACCCCGAGTGTTCCTCGACATCGGCGCCCGAGACGCCGAGAGCGCCATGGCGGTCGCCGACGCCCATCCCGATTGCCGCTGCATCGCCTTCGAAGCCAACCCCCACATCTACGCCCAGTTCGCCGACGCCGTCGCCGAGCATGGACGCGTTGACTACCGCCACCTTGCCGTAAGCGACACCGCCGGCGAGATCGAGCTGTTCATCCCTCGCGTCTCAACCGAGATCGTCGTCGGCGACGAGATCGTCGCATCCCACCACGTCGAAGCAGCCGACACCGGCCGCAGCTCACTGCTCAAACGCACCGACGCCGGCGCGCAATACGACATCGTCACCGTGGCCGCCACCAGCCTCGACCAGCTCGCCCGCGCGGAGGGATTGACCAAGCACGGCGAGCTCGCGCTCTGGATCGACGTCGAGGGAGCCGCCAAGCTCGTCATTGACGGCGGTCGTCGGACTCTTGCGCGTGCAGCGGTCGTCCTCATCGAGGTCGAGGGCCACGCGTTCTGGGACGGACAGTCCACCTCCCACACCGTGATCTCCCAGCTCATCGATCTCGGCCTCGTCCCCGTCGCACGCGACCGCGAGTACTACGACAAGCAGTTCAACGTCGTCTTGGTCAGAGCTGACCTGCTACCGCAGCTCGGCCCGCAACTATTCGACGCGAACAGCGCGCTGACTCTGTCGCGTACCAACCCCGAGCGGGAGCCCTCTGCCACCGCGGCCACTGTCGCCGCGTTGGAAGAACGTCTCGAGCGACTCGAAAGGGCCCTGGATTCGAAGCAGTCGGCCCCGGCGCCAGATCGGAGTGGACCTCTGGACTCAGCGCAGAGCTCGTCGGGCTCGCGGCCTGCACGGACCTACCCGCCTCTGGTCGGACGGTTCACACCCATCCTCATCCCCACGTTCAACAACCCCACGTTCGCGCGCGCCATGGTCGAGCAGCTCGAGGCCAGGCACCACGCCAATATCGTCATCCTCGACAACGCCTCCACCTCGCCCGAGATGCTCCGCACTCTCGACGACCTCCGCGGACGTGCCACCGTCAGACGCCTCCTCGACAATCGTGGACCACGCCGCGTGTGGGACGAACCCGAGATCTACGACGCTCTGCCTCAGGTCTTCGGCGTCACCGACCCCGATCTCCAGCTCCACCCGGCCCTGCCCGACGACTTCATCGAGCAGCTCTACACACTCACCGTGCGCCACCAGGTCGGGAAAGCCGGAATGGCGCTCGACATCAGCAACGTCGACGCCCTCGTCGACAACTCGTTCGTGATCGGCGGGTCGCCCTACAAGATCTGGGAATGGGAGGCCCAGTATTGGACCGACCAGGTCGAGGCCGACGTCTACCGCGCTGCCATCGACACCACCTTCGCGATCTACAACAAGGACTTCTTCGACAAGGCCGACCCGCTCCTAGCCGTACGAGTAGGAGGGGACTTCACCTGTCAGCACCTGCCCTGGCTCAAGACGTTCGCACTCCCAGCGGACGAGGTCGACTACTACCGAAGCACCAACACGCACTCCTTCTACCTCCCAAACCGCGACCACGGCCCGCCGAGTGCCTGA
- a CDS encoding family 78 glycoside hydrolase catalytic domain, translated as MAKSGVKVALAALAVGLVTATTAPVQAVGEVAYASQSVAPGLVATGLRVDGRPSPLGVDTERPSLSWRLKSSTAGARQTAYRIVVATDADRLGSGPYVWDSGRVESGESIGISYDGPGLEASTRYHWAVQVWDGTDQVSGWSEPGWWETGLLGGDWGGADWISPDTAGALTWDDFTVGVDFTIRSAAAGLLLRAKDADNFYMWQVSTAVSSGAVMLRPHVRVDGQFRNLGEVDLAPVLTPANVGGQHRLEVRVEGDTFTTFVDGTQVDQRQDSSLSGAGTLGLRHDRTNGQDERASFDNLFVKSLGGTDLFSEDFSTPPAATFPTIPVVDGQLAPGSGLTLMSRTPEAPLLRHDFELARPVAEARAYVYGLGLYELSLNGETADDRRLTPTSGQYENNLFYDTYDVTEAVREGANAVGLTLANGYGARYNGYAWRYLGDKVARMLLEVTYTDGSTETVTTSDDWTWSTGPVVANDMYDGEVYDARAERHGWDTAGYDDAGWLSVAGVDGPEAPLVANPGPDRRVVQTLRPVSVSEPTDGVFVFDLGQNISGWTRLHVEGPSGTAVTMRTAEEVYPDGRLDTRTNRSAKATDTYVLKGDGPESWEPRFVYHGFRYVQVTGYPGTPTLEDLDGRVVQADVESTGSFESSDELLNQIWENNRWAIRNNSMSTPTDTPVRDERTPPAMDVQAYKDAAVREFDMGPFYAKYLLDMPPGVGLPQDAHKSQYPDMAGGQVSLAWTLYEQYGDVATLRHNYPAMKAFVDRNVADFPGYVWTADTGLGDWCPPVHGDQANGGMGGPGAGDCTSETRIVNTALWYVQARDVAQAAEVLGNDADAAHFAQVADRIKDAFNETFLDAGGDSYGSGRMTTSVLPLAFGMVPEENVDAVGDTLVRTIVEDNGGHLDTGIFGTRHLFDALQAIGRVDVAMTVLGQRSYPSFGFQIDNGATTPWEQWMYDAGMITHDHAMFAGINASLYTGLGGIQPDGPAYSSMTISPEVPESLDWVRVKQDTVRGTVSSSWRRADDGLVLDVTVPANTTATVEVPTVGFGSGKVQAPDGAVAQGATDDGRAVFGVGSGEYRFTVGVKDPTPGGDVVSTGAPTVSGTTAVGRTLGATTGTWNRDGLAFTYQWSRNGAPVAGATAPTYAVRAADIGSRLRVRVTATSTSGLAGTADSAQTGTVRKVATRTTLRSSRTKVRAGQEVRLRILVTSKATEVRANGRVRLVVNGHTVRTLTVRQGGAKLQLRLTGHGTKRVRVVYLGSNTTARSTSNVVRVRLRR; from the coding sequence ATGGCGAAGTCTGGAGTCAAGGTAGCGCTCGCGGCGCTGGCCGTCGGGTTGGTGACAGCTACGACCGCACCCGTTCAGGCGGTCGGTGAGGTGGCCTACGCGTCGCAGTCGGTGGCGCCCGGGCTGGTGGCCACGGGCCTGCGGGTCGACGGTCGCCCGTCCCCGCTCGGCGTCGACACGGAGAGGCCGAGCCTGAGCTGGCGGCTGAAGTCGAGCACGGCCGGAGCTCGCCAGACGGCGTACCGGATCGTCGTGGCCACGGACGCAGACAGGCTCGGATCGGGGCCCTATGTGTGGGACAGCGGCCGGGTCGAGAGCGGCGAGTCGATCGGCATCTCGTACGACGGGCCCGGCCTGGAGGCCTCGACCCGGTACCACTGGGCCGTTCAGGTCTGGGACGGCACCGATCAGGTCTCCGGCTGGAGCGAGCCGGGCTGGTGGGAGACCGGGCTTCTCGGCGGTGACTGGGGCGGTGCGGACTGGATCAGCCCGGACACCGCCGGTGCGCTCACGTGGGACGACTTCACCGTCGGGGTGGACTTCACCATCCGCAGTGCGGCAGCGGGACTCCTGCTCCGGGCGAAGGATGCCGACAACTTCTACATGTGGCAGGTCAGCACCGCCGTCAGCTCCGGCGCGGTGATGCTGCGGCCCCACGTGCGGGTCGACGGCCAGTTCCGCAATCTGGGCGAGGTCGACCTCGCTCCTGTTCTCACGCCCGCCAACGTCGGTGGCCAGCACCGCCTCGAGGTGCGTGTCGAGGGTGACACCTTCACGACCTTCGTCGACGGCACCCAGGTCGACCAGCGGCAGGACTCCAGTCTCAGCGGCGCGGGCACCCTCGGCCTCCGGCACGACCGGACCAACGGGCAGGACGAGCGTGCGAGTTTCGACAACCTGTTCGTGAAGAGCCTCGGCGGCACGGACCTCTTCAGCGAGGACTTCTCGACCCCGCCGGCCGCGACCTTCCCCACGATCCCCGTCGTCGACGGCCAGCTCGCTCCGGGCAGCGGGCTCACCCTGATGTCGCGGACGCCGGAGGCACCGCTGCTCCGGCACGACTTCGAGCTGGCGCGCCCGGTCGCCGAGGCACGCGCCTACGTCTACGGCCTCGGTCTCTACGAGCTGAGCCTCAACGGCGAAACGGCGGACGACCGCAGGCTCACCCCGACCAGCGGGCAGTACGAGAACAACCTCTTCTACGACACCTACGACGTCACCGAGGCCGTGCGCGAGGGCGCCAACGCCGTCGGGCTCACCCTCGCCAACGGCTACGGCGCGCGCTACAACGGCTATGCCTGGCGCTACCTGGGCGACAAGGTGGCCCGGATGCTCCTCGAGGTCACCTACACCGACGGCAGCACCGAGACCGTGACCACGTCGGACGACTGGACCTGGTCGACCGGACCGGTCGTGGCCAATGACATGTACGACGGCGAGGTGTACGACGCTCGCGCCGAGCGGCACGGGTGGGACACCGCCGGGTACGACGACGCCGGCTGGCTCTCGGTGGCCGGGGTCGACGGCCCCGAGGCCCCGCTCGTGGCCAATCCCGGCCCGGACCGCCGCGTCGTCCAGACGCTGCGACCCGTCTCGGTGAGTGAACCGACCGACGGCGTCTTCGTCTTCGACCTCGGCCAGAACATCTCCGGATGGACGCGATTGCACGTCGAGGGACCGTCCGGGACGGCCGTCACGATGAGAACCGCCGAGGAGGTCTACCCCGACGGGCGACTGGACACGCGGACCAACCGCAGCGCCAAGGCCACCGACACCTATGTCCTGAAGGGCGATGGCCCTGAGAGCTGGGAGCCGCGCTTCGTCTACCACGGTTTCCGCTACGTCCAGGTCACCGGCTACCCCGGCACGCCCACCCTCGAGGACCTGGACGGTCGGGTCGTCCAGGCCGACGTCGAGTCGACCGGTTCCTTCGAGTCCTCCGACGAGCTGTTGAACCAGATCTGGGAGAACAACAGGTGGGCGATCCGCAACAACTCCATGAGCACGCCGACCGACACCCCGGTCCGCGACGAGCGGACGCCCCCGGCGATGGACGTCCAGGCCTACAAGGACGCGGCCGTGCGTGAGTTCGACATGGGACCGTTCTACGCGAAGTACCTGCTCGACATGCCGCCTGGCGTCGGGCTGCCGCAGGACGCGCACAAGTCGCAGTACCCCGACATGGCCGGTGGCCAGGTCTCCCTGGCGTGGACCCTGTACGAGCAGTACGGCGACGTGGCGACCCTGCGCCACAACTACCCGGCGATGAAGGCGTTCGTCGACCGCAACGTGGCCGACTTCCCCGGCTACGTGTGGACAGCGGACACCGGCCTCGGTGACTGGTGCCCGCCCGTGCACGGCGACCAGGCCAACGGCGGGATGGGCGGTCCGGGTGCGGGGGACTGCACCAGCGAGACCCGGATCGTCAACACCGCTCTGTGGTACGTGCAGGCACGGGACGTCGCCCAGGCCGCCGAGGTCCTGGGGAACGACGCCGACGCCGCCCACTTCGCGCAGGTGGCCGACCGGATCAAGGACGCGTTCAACGAGACGTTCCTCGACGCCGGCGGGGACAGCTACGGCAGCGGCCGGATGACCACGAGCGTCCTCCCGCTCGCGTTCGGCATGGTTCCGGAGGAGAACGTCGACGCCGTCGGAGACACGCTCGTCCGGACCATCGTGGAGGACAACGGCGGACACCTGGACACCGGGATCTTCGGCACCCGCCACCTCTTCGACGCGCTGCAGGCCATCGGGCGGGTCGACGTGGCGATGACCGTGCTCGGCCAGCGCAGCTACCCGAGCTTCGGCTTCCAGATCGACAACGGCGCCACCACGCCGTGGGAGCAGTGGATGTACGACGCCGGGATGATCACCCACGATCACGCGATGTTCGCCGGGATCAACGCCTCGCTCTACACGGGTCTCGGCGGCATCCAGCCGGACGGGCCGGCGTACTCCTCGATGACCATCTCGCCAGAGGTGCCCGAGTCTCTTGACTGGGTCCGGGTGAAGCAGGACACGGTCCGCGGCACCGTGAGCTCCTCCTGGCGTCGTGCGGACGACGGGCTGGTACTGGACGTGACGGTGCCGGCCAACACCACGGCGACCGTAGAGGTCCCGACCGTCGGCTTCGGCAGCGGCAAGGTGCAGGCGCCGGACGGTGCGGTCGCGCAGGGCGCCACGGACGACGGTCGCGCCGTCTTCGGCGTCGGCTCCGGTGAGTACCGCTTCACCGTCGGCGTGAAGGACCCGACGCCGGGTGGGGACGTGGTGTCCACCGGAGCGCCGACCGTCAGCGGCACGACCGCCGTCGGTCGTACGTTGGGGGCGACCACCGGCACGTGGAACCGTGACGGCTTGGCCTTCACCTACCAGTGGTCGAGGAACGGCGCGCCCGTCGCGGGCGCGACGGCACCGACCTACGCGGTGCGGGCAGCAGACATCGGGAGCCGCCTTCGAGTCAGGGTCACGGCCACGAGCACGTCCGGGCTGGCGGGTACGGCTGACTCGGCGCAGACCGGGACCGTCAGGAAGGTCGCGACCCGCACCACGCTGCGATCGAGCCGGACGAAGGTGCGGGCGGGACAGGAGGTGCGCCTGCGCATCCTGGTGACGTCGAAGGCCACCGAGGTCCGGGCGAACGGCCGAGTCCGACTCGTCGTCAACGGGCACACCGTCCGCACTCTGACGGTGCGCCAGGGCGGGGCCAAACTGCAGCTGCGACTCACCGGCCACGGCACGAAGCGGGTGAGGGTGGTCTACCTCGGCAGCAACACCACGGCTCGCTCGACCTCGAACGTCGTGCGCGTCCGACTCCGGCGCTGA
- a CDS encoding FCD domain-containing protein: protein MTPPGSSPPAGGVRFARLAEQIADDLRTRLLVGDLADATELGVEESLRGHYAVSKPTFREAMRVLEAEGLITVRRGAIGGAIVHRPDAEHVAYTLGMALAGRGVSISDVAQALREVEPACAAACAAREDRMQEIVPILTRLHEHSVRVVDNLVEVTALSRMFHETLVDLCGNQSLVMLAGALESLWSSHEAAWANRAAATAEIPRAERLKALDGHRELLDAIAAGDAERARQLSLQHLFVSQIYPNDQTDVLISPASVRSRFTSSSG from the coding sequence ATGACCCCTCCCGGCAGTTCCCCGCCCGCCGGCGGCGTGCGCTTCGCACGCCTGGCCGAGCAGATCGCCGACGATCTTCGCACCCGCCTGCTGGTCGGCGACCTGGCTGATGCCACGGAGCTCGGTGTGGAGGAGTCGCTGCGCGGTCACTACGCCGTGAGCAAGCCGACCTTCCGCGAGGCGATGCGCGTCCTGGAGGCGGAGGGGTTGATCACCGTACGGCGTGGGGCGATCGGCGGAGCGATCGTGCATCGTCCTGACGCCGAGCACGTGGCCTACACGCTCGGCATGGCGCTCGCGGGCCGGGGCGTCAGCATCAGCGACGTCGCGCAGGCTCTCCGGGAGGTCGAGCCCGCGTGTGCGGCGGCCTGTGCGGCGCGCGAGGACCGGATGCAGGAGATCGTTCCGATCCTCACCCGGCTGCACGAACACTCTGTCCGGGTCGTCGACAACCTCGTCGAGGTCACCGCTCTTTCCCGGATGTTCCACGAGACCCTGGTCGACCTGTGCGGCAACCAGTCCCTGGTGATGCTCGCGGGTGCCTTGGAGTCGCTGTGGAGCTCCCACGAAGCCGCCTGGGCCAATCGCGCCGCCGCGACCGCCGAGATCCCGCGGGCCGAGCGCCTCAAGGCGCTCGACGGTCACCGGGAGCTCCTGGATGCCATCGCCGCGGGAGACGCGGAGCGCGCCCGCCAGCTCTCGCTGCAGCACCTCTTCGTGTCTCAGATCTACCCGAACGATCAGACCGACGTACTGATTTCGCCCGCGTCGGTCCGCAGTCGCTTCACCTCCTCCTCCGGCTGA
- a CDS encoding LLM class flavin-dependent oxidoreductase encodes MSRQLAIGLLFDLRNPRPWARPWPEVIGGALDLAVEAEHQGADSIWATEHHGFEDGYLSQPLTFLAAAAARTSTVRLGTGVLLAAMRHPRHVSEQAALIDNLSGGRLELGVGAGYAPAEFATFGRDLGRRMSLADQSVRDLMADLWGADLTPGPLQPRIPLWLGYQGPQGARRAGRLGVGLLSPDPRLLGPYGEGLAEGGHEPGTAVMGGLVPMVLSSDPERAANLLAPHYAHQARTYAQARHADGPRVPSPDLAEVAAGMLDPGSRGLRVVTVDTATEELTAIVSAAPIRHLYFWASVAAMPDVLVDEHLALVLGQLAPRLRTR; translated from the coding sequence ATGAGCAGGCAGCTCGCGATCGGGCTGCTCTTCGACCTGCGCAATCCCCGACCGTGGGCCCGGCCCTGGCCGGAGGTGATCGGAGGGGCGCTCGACCTCGCCGTCGAGGCCGAGCACCAGGGCGCCGATTCGATCTGGGCGACCGAACACCACGGCTTCGAGGATGGCTACCTGAGCCAGCCGCTGACCTTCCTGGCCGCCGCGGCGGCCAGGACCAGCACGGTCAGACTGGGCACCGGCGTTCTCCTGGCCGCGATGCGGCACCCACGCCACGTGAGCGAGCAGGCCGCGCTGATCGACAACCTCAGCGGCGGCCGTCTCGAGCTCGGCGTCGGCGCGGGCTACGCACCCGCCGAGTTCGCCACGTTCGGGCGCGACCTCGGTCGGCGCATGTCCCTGGCCGACCAGAGCGTCCGCGATCTCATGGCGGACCTGTGGGGGGCTGACCTCACTCCAGGCCCCCTTCAGCCGCGGATCCCGCTGTGGCTCGGCTATCAGGGCCCCCAAGGTGCCCGGAGAGCGGGACGCCTCGGTGTCGGTCTGCTCTCGCCCGACCCGAGGCTGCTGGGGCCGTACGGCGAGGGGCTGGCGGAGGGCGGTCACGAGCCCGGCACCGCGGTGATGGGCGGCCTGGTGCCGATGGTGCTCAGCAGCGACCCGGAGCGCGCCGCCAACCTCCTGGCCCCGCACTACGCCCATCAGGCACGCACCTACGCCCAGGCCCGCCACGCCGACGGCCCGCGCGTGCCCTCCCCCGATCTCGCGGAGGTCGCAGCCGGAATGCTCGATCCGGGCAGCCGTGGACTGCGGGTGGTCACGGTCGACACCGCGACCGAGGAGCTCACCGCGATCGTCTCGGCCGCTCCGATCCGCCACCTCTACTTCTGGGCGTCGGTCGCGGCCATGCCCGACGTGCTCGTCGATGAGCACCTCGCCCTCGTCCTCGGACAACTGGCGCCTCGCCTTCGGACACGATGA
- a CDS encoding class I adenylate-forming enzyme family protein, which produces MSLIEPAMAEEYRRRGWWSDETIGTAVARNARRSPESPAWTSGTRSLTWAQFDAEVGSLTGALADAGVRRGDRVAVCMLDGIEIHLAFVAIERLGATIVGVGAKAGVREIAHLLGRSRCEVLLTLSDHDGRPAGEMLRELVARDVEPRHLVVELGPAGVVVRQDGVVRDRDSRGAAGVPEVVPDPDALYLINSTSGTTGLPKAVMHTQNRWHYFHTRAVANGDLRDGEVMLSVVPAPFGFGLWTSHVTPAKLGAHTVVMPRFSAAAAARAIEEHRVTVLCCVSTQFIMMLADHSLDRHDLTSLRVVFTGGEAVPEVKAREFEQRTGARILQFYGSNETGLLSGTTTADPIDMRLRTAGRIVPEMNVRLYDGLTDVTESGRGQPACQGPALSLGYLDDDDANAALYTEDGWMLMGDICEIDGDGYLSVVGRISEFVVRGGKNISLAVVEGDALTHPSIRHAAAVAMPDPVLGERVCLFVELHPGHELELNDLVSHLTAHGVSRELFPERLEVVTELPRSSGAKVAKGELRERIAATVGRELTSR; this is translated from the coding sequence ATGAGTCTGATCGAGCCGGCGATGGCCGAGGAGTACCGGCGCCGGGGCTGGTGGAGCGACGAGACCATCGGTACTGCCGTCGCTCGCAATGCCCGGCGGTCCCCGGAGAGTCCCGCGTGGACGAGTGGCACCCGCTCGCTCACCTGGGCGCAGTTCGACGCCGAGGTGGGCTCGCTGACCGGCGCACTCGCCGACGCCGGCGTTCGTCGGGGCGACCGGGTCGCGGTGTGCATGCTCGACGGCATCGAGATCCACTTGGCCTTCGTCGCGATCGAGAGGCTGGGCGCCACGATCGTCGGGGTCGGCGCCAAGGCGGGTGTCCGCGAGATCGCCCACCTGCTCGGGCGCAGCCGCTGCGAGGTCCTGCTCACGCTGTCGGACCACGACGGCCGACCGGCGGGTGAGATGCTCCGCGAGCTCGTAGCTCGTGATGTCGAGCCCCGCCACCTCGTGGTCGAGCTCGGCCCGGCCGGGGTCGTCGTACGCCAGGACGGCGTCGTCCGTGACCGTGACTCACGGGGGGCGGCCGGCGTCCCGGAGGTCGTACCGGACCCCGACGCGCTCTACCTGATCAACTCGACCTCGGGCACCACGGGCCTCCCGAAGGCCGTGATGCACACGCAGAACCGCTGGCACTACTTCCACACCCGGGCGGTCGCCAACGGCGACCTGCGCGACGGGGAGGTCATGCTCTCGGTCGTGCCGGCTCCGTTCGGGTTCGGGCTGTGGACGTCGCACGTCACTCCGGCCAAGCTCGGTGCGCACACCGTGGTGATGCCGCGGTTCAGCGCGGCTGCGGCCGCGCGAGCCATCGAGGAGCACCGGGTCACGGTGCTGTGCTGCGTGAGCACCCAATTCATCATGATGCTCGCGGATCACTCCCTGGACCGGCACGACCTCACCTCCCTGAGGGTGGTCTTCACGGGGGGCGAAGCGGTCCCCGAGGTGAAGGCGCGCGAGTTCGAGCAGCGAACGGGAGCACGGATCCTGCAGTTCTACGGTTCCAACGAGACCGGACTGCTCAGCGGCACGACGACGGCGGACCCGATCGACATGCGGCTGCGGACCGCCGGGAGGATCGTGCCCGAGATGAACGTCCGGCTCTACGACGGCCTGACGGACGTCACCGAATCGGGCCGGGGACAACCCGCCTGCCAGGGCCCCGCACTTTCGCTCGGCTACCTCGACGACGACGACGCGAACGCCGCGCTGTACACCGAGGACGGGTGGATGCTGATGGGAGACATCTGCGAGATCGACGGGGACGGCTATCTCTCGGTCGTCGGTCGCATCTCGGAGTTCGTGGTTCGCGGTGGCAAGAACATCTCGTTGGCCGTCGTGGAGGGTGACGCGCTCACCCACCCGTCGATCAGGCACGCGGCAGCGGTCGCCATGCCGGACCCGGTCCTCGGCGAGCGCGTCTGCCTCTTCGTGGAGCTGCATCCCGGGCACGAACTCGAACTGAACGACCTGGTGTCTCACCTCACGGCCCACGGCGTCTCGCGGGAGCTCTTCCCCGAGCGCTTGGAGGTCGTCACCGAGCTACCGCGCTCCAGCGGCGCCAAAGTCGCCAAGGGCGAGCTGCGAGAACGAATCGCCGCGACGGTCGGTCGCGAACTCACTTCGCGCTGA
- a CDS encoding class II aldolase/adducin family protein: MTDEQTLAAAFRVLAREGFSENMAGHITWQRPGETDLLVNPWGLWWEEVSASDICVVDEDARVLRGKWDVTPAIHLHTELHRARPDARVVVHNHPYHVCVLAALGRLPELVHQTGSMYLDDMVLVEEYGGEIDTPLRARELAEQIGDAKVAVLASHGVIVTGADPIEATYRAASFERACRLAYDVMLTGIKPLELPRSAMVGMKASLIERAAEAYWGGAVRSLLRAEPEVLA; the protein is encoded by the coding sequence ATGACCGACGAGCAGACACTCGCGGCCGCCTTCCGGGTCCTCGCCCGGGAGGGGTTCTCGGAGAACATGGCCGGTCACATCACCTGGCAGCGACCGGGGGAGACCGACCTGCTCGTCAACCCCTGGGGTCTGTGGTGGGAGGAGGTGAGTGCCTCCGACATCTGCGTCGTCGACGAGGACGCGCGGGTGCTGCGGGGCAAGTGGGACGTCACGCCGGCGATCCACCTTCACACCGAGCTGCACCGAGCCCGACCCGACGCCCGGGTCGTCGTACACAACCACCCGTACCACGTGTGCGTGCTGGCGGCGCTCGGACGCCTGCCCGAGCTGGTGCACCAGACGGGGTCGATGTATCTCGACGACATGGTTCTCGTCGAGGAGTACGGCGGCGAGATCGACACGCCCCTGCGCGCCCGGGAGCTCGCCGAGCAGATCGGCGATGCCAAGGTCGCGGTGCTCGCCAGCCACGGGGTGATCGTGACCGGGGCGGACCCGATCGAGGCGACGTACCGGGCCGCGTCGTTCGAACGCGCCTGTCGGCTCGCCTACGACGTCATGCTCACCGGCATCAAGCCCCTGGAGCTGCCGCGCTCGGCCATGGTCGGCATGAAGGCCTCCCTGATCGAGAGGGCCGCCGAGGCCTACTGGGGTGGCGCCGTCCGCAGTCTGCTGCGGGCCGAGCCGGAGGTGCTGGCCTGA
- a CDS encoding NAD(P)-dependent oxidoreductase: MRPRLLLAEADGLHRPGARAAQVDRLAREFPDWRIDDDRTVLRDPAYPWGEVRAMTCLELPSVGLSALTGLRLLQSVTTGVEQLPLDELEAAGVRVCNGAGTAAREIAEFVLARILEDAKRLPDAWQAQAARRWQPTYGEGLRGAELLLVGCGAINRVVAELAAAMGMTVRVARRDVAGDPPAGVVEQRALADLPDLLGRARYIVCALPEVRATTNLLDGAAIAAIADGALLVNVGRGSVLDEVALVRACASGRIRAALDVFETEPLPATSPWWSAPGVRISAHSASVPARALSEVGDLFALNLRRLLDGVPLVNQVAGPTDPRNPMKELT, from the coding sequence ATGCGTCCGCGGCTGCTGCTGGCGGAGGCGGACGGCCTCCATCGGCCCGGGGCCCGTGCGGCGCAGGTCGATCGCCTGGCCCGGGAGTTTCCCGACTGGCGGATCGACGACGACCGCACGGTCCTGCGGGATCCGGCCTATCCGTGGGGTGAGGTCCGCGCGATGACCTGCCTGGAGCTCCCGTCGGTCGGTCTCTCGGCGCTCACCGGGCTGCGGCTCCTGCAGTCGGTCACGACGGGGGTCGAGCAGCTTCCGCTGGACGAGCTCGAGGCGGCAGGCGTCCGGGTCTGCAACGGGGCCGGTACGGCGGCCCGGGAGATCGCCGAGTTCGTGCTGGCCAGGATCCTCGAGGACGCCAAGCGCCTCCCCGATGCGTGGCAGGCACAGGCGGCACGACGCTGGCAGCCGACGTACGGCGAGGGGCTTCGTGGAGCTGAGCTGCTGCTGGTCGGCTGCGGGGCCATCAACCGGGTGGTCGCCGAGCTTGCTGCGGCCATGGGCATGACCGTGCGCGTCGCCCGCAGGGACGTCGCCGGGGACCCGCCCGCCGGCGTCGTCGAGCAGCGTGCCCTCGCTGACCTTCCTGATCTGCTCGGGCGGGCGCGCTACATCGTGTGTGCGCTCCCGGAGGTCCGGGCGACGACCAACCTGCTCGACGGCGCCGCGATCGCGGCGATCGCCGACGGGGCGCTGCTGGTCAACGTCGGCCGCGGCAGCGTGCTCGACGAGGTCGCGCTCGTCCGGGCCTGCGCCTCGGGTCGGATCCGTGCCGCACTCGATGTCTTCGAGACCGAGCCCCTCCCCGCCACGAGCCCGTGGTGGAGCGCGCCCGGCGTACGCATCTCGGCGCACAGTGCGAGCGTGCCGGCTCGCGCGCTCTCTGAGGTCGGGGACCTGTTCGCCCTGAACCTGCGCCGGTTGCTGGACGGCGTCCCACTCGTCAACCAGGTGGCCGGTCCGACCGACCCGAGGAACCCGATGAAGGAGCTCACATGA